The Mixta hanseatica genome includes a region encoding these proteins:
- the ccmI gene encoding c-type cytochrome biogenesis protein CcmI codes for MTLFWIVITGLLLAALLLLLIAGWRSDRPSSVDRDTLNKVFYQQRLHELDEDEAQGVIAARQPMVQELQQTLLTDIPSSSASAPGRPLSRWVLLPGAVLLVIVSLGCYLKTGGLPGLIAWHQVQDDYPALRARLLDPQAKPLTLEELARLGLGLRTALQQDSGQLRDWLMLGRIGMVLDNRETAIEAFQRALQLAPNNEEVKLSYAEVLTRSSDPQDNREAQAMLKAMLQQAPTNVRLLSLAAFNAFEQQQYPQAISFWQTMLTQLPTNDPRVAQVQRSIQQAKTAAGLQTSQLSLRITLAEATEKMLPPGGVMYISVSDGVSPVPVAVKKLPLSHFPLSLTLDDSNAMMPERLLSAQHQVKVRVRIARDGSATPKPGDWFGESALTPFDGHQHLAVEINQQQP; via the coding sequence ATGACGCTTTTCTGGATAGTGATAACCGGTCTGCTGTTGGCCGCGCTGCTGTTACTGCTAATCGCAGGCTGGCGCAGCGATCGTCCGTCGTCGGTAGATCGCGATACGTTAAATAAAGTTTTCTACCAGCAGCGGTTACATGAGTTAGATGAGGATGAGGCGCAGGGCGTGATTGCCGCCCGCCAGCCGATGGTGCAGGAGCTGCAGCAAACATTGCTGACCGATATTCCGTCCTCTTCGGCGTCCGCGCCGGGGCGTCCGCTCAGCCGCTGGGTGCTGCTGCCCGGCGCCGTGTTACTGGTAATAGTCAGCCTGGGCTGTTATCTGAAAACCGGTGGTCTGCCTGGTCTGATCGCCTGGCATCAGGTTCAGGATGATTATCCAGCGCTGCGCGCGCGTCTGTTGGATCCGCAGGCGAAGCCGCTGACGCTGGAGGAGCTGGCGCGTCTGGGGCTGGGATTGCGTACCGCGCTGCAGCAGGATAGCGGTCAGCTACGCGACTGGCTAATGCTGGGGCGTATCGGCATGGTGCTGGATAATCGCGAGACCGCCATTGAGGCGTTTCAGCGTGCGCTGCAGCTGGCGCCGAATAACGAAGAGGTAAAACTCAGCTATGCTGAAGTGCTGACCCGCTCCAGCGATCCGCAGGACAATCGAGAAGCGCAGGCGATGCTGAAGGCGATGTTGCAGCAGGCGCCGACAAATGTGCGTCTGCTGAGCCTGGCCGCCTTTAATGCGTTTGAACAACAGCAGTACCCGCAGGCGATTAGCTTCTGGCAAACCATGCTGACGCAGCTGCCGACCAACGATCCGCGAGTCGCACAGGTGCAGCGCAGTATTCAGCAGGCGAAAACCGCCGCCGGACTGCAAACCAGCCAGCTTTCTCTTCGCATTACGCTGGCGGAAGCAACAGAAAAAATGTTACCGCCGGGCGGAGTCATGTATATTTCTGTTTCCGACGGTGTTTCACCGGTTCCGGTGGCAGTAAAGAAACTGCCGCTGAGTCATTTTCCGCTATCGCTGACGCTGGATGACAGCAATGCCATGATGCCAGAGCGCCTGCTTTCGGCGCAGCATCAGGTTAAAGTTCGCGTACGCATTGCGCGCGACGGCAGCGCGACTCCCAAGCCTGGAGACTGGTTCGGCGAGAGCGCGCTTACGCCTTTTGATGGTCATCAGCATCTTGCTGTTGAAATTAATCAGCAGCAGCCCTGA
- a CDS encoding YfcZ/YiiS family protein, translated as MSDALNKCSANETAACCCVDVGTVMDNSDCTASWSRLFDNRQQAETMLASLTEKARSVESEPCVIAPTFTEQPDGVRLNVDFTFSCQAETLIFQLGLR; from the coding sequence ATGAGTGATGCTTTAAATAAATGTAGCGCTAACGAAACAGCGGCCTGCTGCTGCGTTGATGTCGGTACCGTAATGGATAACAGTGACTGCACAGCGTCCTGGTCACGTCTGTTTGATAACCGTCAGCAGGCAGAAACGATGCTGGCCTCGCTCACTGAAAAAGCGCGCAGCGTGGAATCTGAACCCTGCGTTATCGCCCCGACGTTTACTGAGCAGCCGGACGGCGTGCGTCTTAATGTCGACTTTACCTTTAGTTGCCAGGCAGAAACCCTGATTTTCCAGCTCGGTCTGCGCTAA
- the mlaA gene encoding phospholipid-binding lipoprotein MlaA produces MNFRLTGLALATILLAGCASSQHNDEPQGRSDPLEGFNRTMFDFNYNVLDPYLLRPVAVAWRDYVPVPARTGVSNFLGNLSEPAAMVNSFLRGDPYRGMIHFNRFFLNTVLGLGGFIDVAGMANDKLAREEEPRFGGTLGTWGVGYGPYVVLPGYGSFTPREDGGDYLDTLYPVLSWLSWPMTAGKWVLEGVETRAQLLDSDAILRNTSDPYAFVRNAYFQRHDFLAHGGKLKPQENPNAQAIQGDLDEIDAE; encoded by the coding sequence ATGAACTTCCGCCTGACGGGGTTGGCGCTGGCAACTATTTTGTTAGCAGGATGCGCCAGTTCACAGCATAACGACGAACCGCAGGGGCGTTCCGATCCGCTGGAAGGTTTTAACCGCACGATGTTTGATTTCAACTACAACGTGCTGGACCCTTACCTGTTGCGCCCGGTTGCAGTCGCCTGGCGCGACTATGTGCCGGTGCCGGCGCGTACCGGCGTCAGTAATTTCCTCGGCAACCTGAGTGAACCGGCGGCGATGGTGAACTCATTCCTGCGCGGCGATCCCTATCGCGGCATGATTCACTTTAACCGTTTCTTCCTGAATACCGTTCTGGGTCTGGGCGGTTTTATCGATGTTGCCGGTATGGCGAACGATAAGCTGGCGCGTGAAGAGGAGCCACGCTTTGGCGGTACGCTGGGCACCTGGGGCGTCGGCTACGGTCCTTATGTGGTTTTGCCAGGCTACGGCAGCTTTACGCCACGTGAGGATGGCGGTGATTATCTTGATACGCTCTATCCGGTGCTGAGCTGGCTGAGCTGGCCGATGACGGCGGGTAAATGGGTGCTGGAGGGCGTGGAAACGCGCGCGCAGCTGCTGGATTCCGATGCGATTTTGCGTAATACCAGCGACCCTTACGCTTTCGTGCGCAACGCTTACTTCCAGCGGCACGATTTCCTCGCCCACGGCGGCAAGCTGAAGCCGCAGGAGAACCCCAACGCGCAAGCGATTCAGGGCGATCTGGATGAGATAGACGCCGAGTAA
- a CDS encoding cytochrome c-type biogenesis protein translates to MKQLFIILAGLLFSLSALAAIETWQFDSAAQEQQYRELTASLRCPKCQNNSIADSNAMIAADMRQKVYQLLKQGQNKDQITQYMVDRYGNFVTYQPPVMPSTLILWAGPLLFILAGALVIFLRSRRPSGADGRLDADQQQRLNALLNDDRKSS, encoded by the coding sequence ATGAAACAGCTGTTCATTATCCTGGCAGGGCTGCTGTTCAGTCTGAGCGCGCTGGCGGCGATCGAAACCTGGCAATTTGATTCTGCCGCGCAGGAGCAGCAGTACCGCGAGCTAACCGCCTCGCTGCGCTGCCCGAAATGTCAAAATAACAGCATTGCCGACTCTAATGCGATGATTGCGGCAGATATGCGCCAGAAGGTTTATCAACTGCTGAAGCAGGGCCAGAACAAAGATCAAATTACGCAATATATGGTCGACCGCTACGGCAATTTTGTGACCTATCAGCCGCCGGTCATGCCATCGACGCTGATCCTGTGGGCGGGGCCGCTGCTGTTTATTCTTGCCGGGGCGCTGGTGATTTTTCTGCGCAGCCGTCGCCCGTCTGGGGCTGACGGGCGGCTGGATGCGGATCAGCAACAGCGCCTTAATGCACTGCTGAACGATGACAGGAAATCATCATGA
- the fadI gene encoding acetyl-CoA C-acyltransferase FadI → MSRALPLLTRQGDRIAITHGLRTPFARQATALHGIPAVELGRMVVSELMARSEIPADIIEQLVFGQVIQMPEAPNIAREIVLSSGLNVQTDAYSVSRACATSFQAVANLAESLLAGNVRAGIAGGADSSSVLPIGVSKKLGRTLVDLNKARTLSKKLKLFSQLRPRDLLPVPPAVAEYSTGLRMGDTAEQMAKRHGISREQQDALAHRSHQRAAQAWREGKLSDEVMTAWVPPWRAALQQDNNVRENSAVEDYARLRPAFDRQHGSVTAANSTPLTDGGAAVILMTESRARELGITPLGYLRSYAFTATDVWQDMLLGPSYASPLALDRAGITLNDLTLIDMHEAFAAQTLANLKVFRDERFARDVLNRPQALGEVDENKFNVLGGSIAYGHPFAATGARMITQTLNELRRRGGGLGLVTACAAGGLGAAMVLEVE, encoded by the coding sequence ATGAGCAGAGCGCTTCCTTTGCTGACGCGTCAGGGCGATCGCATCGCCATTACCCACGGTCTTCGCACCCCTTTTGCCCGCCAGGCGACGGCGCTGCACGGTATTCCGGCAGTCGAACTGGGCCGGATGGTGGTCAGCGAACTGATGGCCCGCAGCGAAATCCCGGCGGACATTATCGAACAGCTGGTTTTCGGTCAGGTTATTCAGATGCCGGAAGCGCCCAATATCGCGCGCGAAATCGTATTAAGCAGCGGGCTTAACGTGCAGACCGATGCCTACAGCGTCAGCCGCGCCTGCGCCACCAGCTTTCAGGCGGTGGCTAACCTGGCGGAAAGCCTGCTGGCAGGCAACGTGCGCGCGGGCATCGCCGGCGGCGCCGACTCCTCCTCCGTATTGCCGATTGGCGTCAGTAAAAAGCTGGGCAGAACGCTGGTCGATCTCAATAAAGCCCGTACCCTGAGTAAAAAACTTAAGCTGTTCAGCCAGCTGCGTCCGCGCGATCTGTTGCCGGTGCCGCCTGCGGTGGCAGAGTACTCTACCGGACTGCGTATGGGCGATACCGCAGAACAGATGGCCAAAAGACATGGCATCAGTCGCGAGCAGCAGGATGCGCTGGCGCATCGTTCCCATCAGCGTGCGGCTCAGGCCTGGCGGGAAGGCAAATTATCGGATGAAGTCATGACGGCCTGGGTGCCGCCATGGCGAGCGGCGCTGCAGCAGGACAATAACGTGCGTGAAAACAGCGCCGTTGAGGATTACGCCCGGCTGCGTCCCGCTTTTGATCGTCAGCACGGCAGCGTTACGGCGGCCAACAGCACCCCGCTTACCGATGGCGGCGCAGCGGTTATCCTGATGACCGAATCGCGGGCGCGTGAACTGGGTATTACGCCGCTGGGCTATCTGCGCAGCTACGCCTTTACCGCAACCGACGTCTGGCAGGATATGCTGCTGGGGCCTTCTTACGCTTCGCCGCTGGCGCTGGATCGCGCGGGCATCACGCTGAACGATCTTACCCTGATCGATATGCATGAGGCGTTTGCCGCGCAAACGCTGGCTAATCTGAAAGTCTTTCGTGACGAGCGCTTCGCCCGTGACGTGCTTAATCGTCCTCAGGCGCTGGGAGAAGTAGATGAAAACAAATTTAATGTTCTTGGCGGCTCGATCGCCTATGGACATCCTTTTGCCGCAACCGGCGCGCGCATGATTACCCAAACCCTGAATGAGCTGCGGCGGCGCGGTGGCGGCCTGGGCCTGGTTACCGCCTGTGCAGCAGGCGGGCTGGGCGCGGCAATGGTACTGGAGGTTGAATAA
- the prmB gene encoding 50S ribosomal protein L3 N(5)-glutamine methyltransferase: MDKIFVDEAVNELHTIQDMLRWAVSRFAAANIWYGHGTDNPWDEAVQLVLPTLYLPLDIPEEMRNARLTSSERHRIVERVIRRVNERIPVAYLTNKSWFCGHEFYVDERVLVPRSPIGELINSRFAGLVNRSPQHILDMCTGSGCIAIACAYAFPEAEVDAVDLSIDALAVAEQNIDEHGMIHQVTPIRSDLFRDLPKLQYDLIVTNPPYVDADDMDDLPNEYRHEPELGLAAGSDGLKLVRRILACAPDYLQEEGVLICEVGNSMVHMMEQYPDVPFTWLEFDNGGDGVFMLTRQQIIDAQHHFKFFKD; this comes from the coding sequence GTGGACAAAATTTTCGTCGATGAGGCAGTGAATGAGCTGCATACCATTCAGGACATGCTGCGCTGGGCGGTGAGCCGTTTTGCCGCCGCCAACATCTGGTATGGCCACGGCACGGATAACCCCTGGGACGAAGCTGTTCAGCTGGTGTTGCCAACCCTTTACCTGCCGCTGGATATTCCTGAAGAGATGCGCAACGCGCGTCTCACCTCCAGCGAGCGTCACCGCATCGTTGAGCGCGTGATCCGCCGCGTTAACGAACGTATTCCGGTTGCCTACCTGACGAATAAATCCTGGTTTTGCGGCCATGAGTTTTATGTCGATGAACGCGTGCTGGTGCCGCGCTCGCCGATTGGCGAGCTGATTAACAGCCGCTTCGCCGGGCTGGTCAATCGCTCGCCGCAGCATATTCTGGATATGTGTACCGGCAGCGGCTGTATCGCCATCGCCTGCGCCTACGCATTTCCGGAAGCGGAAGTGGACGCGGTGGATCTCTCAATCGATGCGCTGGCGGTTGCCGAGCAGAACATTGATGAACACGGTATGATTCATCAGGTTACGCCGATTCGCTCCGACCTGTTCCGCGATCTGCCGAAGCTGCAGTATGATCTTATCGTCACCAATCCGCCCTATGTGGATGCGGATGATATGGACGACCTGCCCAATGAATATCGCCATGAGCCGGAGCTGGGGCTGGCGGCGGGCAGCGATGGCCTGAAGCTGGTGCGGCGTATTCTCGCTTGCGCGCCGGACTATCTGCAGGAAGAGGGCGTGCTGATTTGCGAAGTGGGCAACAGCATGGTGCATATGATGGAGCAATATCCTGACGTGCCCTTTACCTGGCTGGAGTTTGATAACGGCGGCGACGGCGTGTTTATGCTGACCCGTCAGCAAATTATCGACGCGCAGCATCATTTCAAATTCTTCAAAGATTAA
- the smrB gene encoding endonuclease SmrB has product MKKKEQLSDDDKTLFRQLMTGTRKLKQDTLVHKPVRKKTEVSLKRQLSEQADNSHYFSDEFQPLLAEEGPVRYVRSDVSHYELKKLRRGDYSPEIFLDLHGLTQQQAKQELGALIAACRREHIFCASVMHGHGKHVLKQQTPLWLAQHPYVMAFHQAPKAFGGDAALLVLIEVEEWQPPELP; this is encoded by the coding sequence ATGAAGAAAAAAGAGCAGCTCAGCGACGATGATAAGACGCTGTTTCGTCAGCTGATGACCGGCACCCGTAAGCTCAAGCAGGATACCCTGGTGCATAAGCCGGTGCGTAAAAAAACGGAGGTATCGCTGAAGCGTCAGCTATCGGAACAGGCAGATAACAGCCACTACTTTTCGGATGAGTTTCAGCCTCTGCTGGCGGAGGAAGGCCCGGTGCGCTATGTACGCAGCGATGTTAGCCACTATGAACTGAAAAAACTGCGGCGCGGCGACTATTCACCGGAAATCTTTCTCGATCTGCATGGGTTAACGCAGCAGCAGGCTAAACAGGAACTGGGCGCGTTGATTGCCGCCTGCCGTCGCGAACACATTTTTTGCGCCAGCGTGATGCACGGTCACGGCAAACATGTGTTGAAACAGCAAACGCCGTTGTGGCTGGCGCAACATCCTTATGTGATGGCGTTTCATCAGGCACCCAAAGCTTTTGGGGGCGATGCGGCTTTGCTGGTGTTGATTGAGGTAGAAGAGTGGCAACCGCCAGAGTTACCCTGA
- a CDS encoding DsbE family thiol:disulfide interchange protein, whose product MNKRIFYIPLILFLLLALALMWQLTRNADGDDPTRLESALIGKPVPLFKLESLEQPGNLYDQAALADGKPLLLNVWATWCPTCRAEHQYLNKLAEQGVRVVGLNYKDDRAKAVNWLNTLGNPYALSLYDGSGMLGLDLGVYGAPETFLIDGQGIVRYRHAGDLNAQVWQREVAPLWQKYSREATQ is encoded by the coding sequence ATGAACAAGAGAATTTTTTATATTCCGCTGATCCTGTTTTTGTTACTGGCGCTGGCGCTGATGTGGCAGCTGACGCGCAATGCTGACGGCGACGATCCAACCCGACTGGAATCGGCGCTGATCGGCAAACCGGTGCCGCTGTTTAAACTGGAGTCGCTTGAGCAGCCGGGTAACCTTTACGATCAGGCGGCGCTGGCGGATGGCAAGCCGCTGCTATTGAACGTCTGGGCGACCTGGTGCCCTACCTGTCGCGCCGAGCATCAGTATCTGAACAAGCTGGCAGAGCAGGGCGTACGCGTGGTTGGGCTGAACTATAAGGACGATCGCGCAAAAGCGGTGAACTGGCTGAACACCCTGGGCAATCCCTATGCGTTGAGCCTGTATGACGGCAGCGGCATGCTTGGGTTGGATCTGGGCGTATATGGCGCGCCGGAAACTTTCCTGATCGACGGGCAGGGGATTGTGCGTTATCGCCACGCGGGCGATCTTAATGCGCAGGTCTGGCAGCGGGAAGTAGCGCCGCTGTGGCAAAAATATAGCAGGGAGGCGACACAATGA
- the sixA gene encoding phosphohistidine phosphatase SixA — protein sequence MQVFIMRHGDAALEAASDSVRPLTHCGCDESRQMASWLNSQTLDIERVLVSPYLRAEQTLTTVREALRLPQEQEVLPELTPGGDPALVGCYLQALAKEGVKSVLVISHLPLVGYLVSELCPQEPPPMFATSAIACIDFDAGRGEGSLKWQVSPSKLAKAM from the coding sequence ATGCAAGTTTTTATCATGCGTCACGGCGACGCTGCACTTGAGGCAGCCAGTGATTCGGTTAGGCCTCTGACCCATTGTGGTTGTGATGAATCACGCCAAATGGCGAGCTGGCTGAACAGTCAGACTCTGGATATTGAACGGGTGCTGGTTAGCCCCTATCTACGGGCGGAACAGACGTTAACCACGGTACGTGAAGCCCTGCGGCTGCCGCAGGAGCAAGAGGTGTTGCCTGAGCTGACGCCGGGCGGCGATCCGGCGCTGGTGGGCTGTTATTTACAGGCGCTGGCGAAAGAAGGCGTGAAATCCGTGCTGGTTATCTCGCATCTTCCTCTGGTGGGCTATCTGGTTTCGGAACTGTGTCCGCAAGAGCCGCCGCCGATGTTCGCCACCTCGGCCATTGCCTGTATTGATTTCGATGCCGGGCGCGGCGAGGGCAGCTTAAAATGGCAGGTTAGTCCTTCTAAGCTGGCAAAAGCGATGTAA
- the fadL gene encoding long-chain fatty acid transporter FadL, translating to MNHKNLCAKSALAVAVAIASSNLYAAGFQLNEFSSIGLGRSYSGEGAMGDTAASASRNPATMALMDRPMFSIGAVFIDPDVNIDGDSGAGNSLRANNIAPTQWVPNIHYVQPINDQWWVGASATTNYGLATEFNNDYAGGAFGGKTDLLTTNLNLSTAWRMNEHFSFGVGFDAVYARAKIERYMGELGGLLPAAGLPAAAADTQIAHLKGDEWGYGWNAGILYEVDENNRFGLSYRSEVKIDFDGDYKSSIPSQLNPIIGGAGLDLPYGTSGNTIPGALTLNLPEMWEISGYHKVAPQWAVHYSLAYTSWSQFQELKATGSNGQQLFYKDESYRDAYRIALGTTYFYDDHWTFRTGIAFDDSPVPADKRSISIPDQDRLWLSAGASYAFNENASVDVGVSYMHGQKVTVREGIDPVATARNGAVTPYEFNSEGKAWLYGASFNYRF from the coding sequence ATGAACCATAAAAACCTGTGTGCAAAGTCAGCTTTGGCAGTTGCAGTGGCAATCGCTTCCTCAAATCTTTATGCAGCGGGCTTTCAGCTCAATGAATTCTCCTCGATTGGTTTGGGCCGCTCTTATTCCGGCGAGGGCGCCATGGGCGATACGGCAGCCTCCGCCAGCCGTAACCCAGCGACCATGGCATTAATGGATCGTCCGATGTTTTCTATCGGCGCGGTATTTATCGATCCCGATGTTAATATTGACGGTGACAGCGGCGCGGGTAATAGCCTGCGTGCGAACAATATCGCCCCAACCCAATGGGTGCCGAATATCCATTATGTGCAGCCGATTAATGATCAGTGGTGGGTGGGCGCCTCCGCGACCACTAATTACGGCCTGGCGACTGAATTTAATAATGATTACGCAGGCGGCGCTTTCGGCGGCAAAACCGATCTGCTGACCACTAACCTTAATCTCAGCACCGCCTGGCGCATGAATGAGCACTTCAGCTTCGGTGTCGGTTTCGATGCGGTTTATGCCCGCGCGAAAATCGAACGCTATATGGGCGAGCTTGGCGGCCTGCTGCCTGCTGCCGGCCTGCCTGCCGCTGCTGCCGATACGCAGATTGCCCACCTGAAAGGCGATGAGTGGGGCTACGGCTGGAACGCCGGTATTTTATATGAGGTGGATGAAAACAACCGCTTCGGTCTGAGCTACCGTTCTGAAGTGAAAATTGATTTCGATGGCGATTATAAAAGTTCTATCCCTTCACAGCTGAATCCGATTATCGGCGGCGCGGGACTGGATCTGCCGTACGGCACCAGCGGCAATACCATTCCGGGCGCGCTAACGCTGAATCTGCCGGAAATGTGGGAGATCTCAGGCTATCATAAGGTCGCTCCGCAGTGGGCGGTGCACTACAGTCTGGCCTATACCAGCTGGAGCCAGTTCCAGGAGCTGAAAGCCACCGGCAGCAACGGGCAACAGCTGTTCTATAAAGATGAAAGCTATCGCGATGCTTACCGCATTGCGCTCGGCACCACTTATTTCTATGACGATCACTGGACTTTCCGCACCGGTATCGCCTTTGATGACAGCCCGGTTCCGGCCGATAAACGCTCTATTTCGATCCCGGATCAGGATCGTCTGTGGCTGAGCGCCGGCGCCTCGTATGCTTTTAATGAGAATGCGTCGGTGGATGTGGGCGTTTCTTATATGCACGGACAAAAAGTTACGGTGCGCGAGGGTATCGACCCGGTAGCGACCGCGCGCAATGGCGCCGTCACCCCATACGAATTTAATTCCGAAGGTAAAGCCTGGCTGTACGGCGCCAGCTTTAACTACCGCTTCTGA
- the fadJ gene encoding fatty acid oxidation complex subunit alpha FadJ yields MEQQSAFHLSMRSDNVGVITIDVPDEKMNTLKAAFIQQIRDVISLARQNPALAGLVFISGKPDSFIAGADISMIDQCRSADEARKLAEQGQRVMSEIAALPVPVVAAIHGACLGGGLELALACDRRVCTLDEKTRLGLPEVQLGLLPGSGGTQRLPRLIGASQALNLILTGKNLRAKQALKLGLVDEAVPHSILLQAAVTLALKGKRPRRPLPLRERLLNGPAGRAILFQLAARQSEAQTHGNYPATRRILEAVRTGLEQGIRAGHETEALAFGELTMTPQSVALRQIFFASTALKKEYDAESVTLRSIGVLGGGLMGGGIAAVTATKAGLPVRIKDISVEGINHAMKYSWDLLSKKVKRRQLSAAGRQQQMALITGSTDYRGFSQRDLVIEAVFEDLGLKQQMVAEVEQHCAAHTVFASNTSSLPIAQIAAHALRPEKVIGLHYFSPVDKMPLVEVIPHATTSAHTIATTVALAKRQGKTAIVVADRPGFYVNRILAPYINEAMRCVLEGEPIDVVDKALIAFGFPVGPVQLLDEVGIDVGTKILPILEQEYGMRFAAPEAFAAVLNDNRKGRKNGRGFYRYNRGKKRPDKSIYALLHIQPQHRLDGALIAQRCMMMMLNEAARCLEEGVIRSPRDGDIGAVFGIGFPPFLGGPYRYMDSLGAANVVNTLASLMHQYGDRFAPCEALRQRAERGENFYKSPAANE; encoded by the coding sequence ATGGAACAGCAATCTGCATTTCATCTGAGCATGCGCAGCGATAACGTCGGCGTCATTACGATTGACGTGCCTGATGAAAAAATGAATACCCTGAAGGCGGCCTTTATTCAGCAAATCCGTGACGTTATTAGCCTGGCGCGGCAGAACCCGGCGCTGGCCGGGCTGGTGTTTATTTCCGGCAAGCCAGACTCCTTTATTGCCGGCGCGGATATTAGCATGATCGACCAGTGCCGCAGCGCCGACGAGGCACGCAAATTGGCCGAGCAGGGGCAGCGCGTCATGTCAGAGATAGCGGCGCTGCCGGTGCCGGTGGTGGCCGCCATCCACGGCGCCTGCCTGGGCGGCGGGCTGGAGCTGGCGCTGGCCTGTGATCGACGTGTTTGTACCCTTGATGAAAAAACCCGCCTTGGGCTGCCGGAAGTGCAGCTGGGGCTGCTGCCCGGCAGCGGCGGCACACAGCGGCTGCCGCGTTTAATTGGCGCGTCGCAGGCGTTAAATCTGATCCTTACCGGTAAAAACCTGCGGGCAAAACAGGCGCTGAAGCTGGGGCTGGTGGATGAGGCGGTACCGCACAGCATTCTGCTGCAGGCGGCGGTCACATTGGCGCTGAAAGGCAAGAGGCCGCGTCGCCCGCTGCCGCTGCGTGAACGCCTACTGAACGGACCAGCGGGACGCGCCATTCTGTTTCAGCTGGCGGCACGTCAGAGCGAGGCGCAAACGCACGGCAATTATCCGGCTACGCGGCGCATTCTTGAGGCGGTCAGGACCGGGCTGGAGCAGGGGATACGCGCCGGCCATGAGACCGAGGCGCTCGCCTTTGGCGAACTGACTATGACGCCGCAGTCCGTCGCGCTGCGCCAGATTTTCTTTGCCAGCACCGCGCTGAAAAAAGAGTACGACGCCGAATCGGTAACGCTGCGCAGCATTGGCGTGCTGGGCGGCGGGCTGATGGGCGGCGGCATCGCGGCCGTTACCGCCACCAAAGCGGGACTGCCGGTGCGTATTAAAGATATTAGCGTGGAGGGGATTAACCATGCGATGAAATACAGCTGGGATTTGCTGAGTAAGAAGGTTAAACGGCGACAGCTTAGCGCTGCTGGCCGGCAGCAGCAGATGGCCCTGATTACCGGCAGCACCGACTACCGTGGTTTTAGCCAGCGCGACCTGGTTATCGAAGCGGTGTTTGAAGATCTCGGCTTAAAACAGCAGATGGTGGCGGAGGTGGAGCAGCACTGCGCCGCGCATACCGTTTTCGCCTCGAATACCTCATCTTTACCGATTGCGCAGATCGCAGCGCACGCGCTGCGCCCGGAAAAGGTGATTGGCCTGCACTACTTCAGTCCGGTTGATAAAATGCCGCTGGTAGAAGTCATTCCGCATGCAACCACCTCCGCCCATACTATCGCGACGACCGTGGCGCTGGCGAAGCGGCAGGGCAAAACGGCGATTGTGGTGGCCGACCGTCCTGGTTTTTACGTGAATCGCATCCTGGCGCCCTATATTAATGAGGCGATGCGTTGCGTGCTGGAAGGCGAGCCGATTGATGTGGTGGATAAGGCGCTGATCGCATTCGGTTTCCCGGTTGGGCCGGTACAGTTGCTGGATGAGGTGGGGATCGATGTCGGCACGAAAATCCTGCCGATTCTGGAACAGGAATATGGCATGCGTTTCGCCGCACCGGAGGCGTTTGCCGCCGTGCTGAACGACAACCGCAAAGGACGTAAGAACGGGCGCGGTTTTTATCGCTATAACAGAGGTAAAAAACGGCCTGATAAAAGCATTTATGCCCTGCTGCATATTCAGCCGCAGCACCGGCTGGACGGCGCATTGATCGCGCAACGCTGCATGATGATGATGTTAAATGAGGCGGCGCGCTGCCTGGAGGAAGGCGTTATTCGCAGCCCGCGCGACGGCGATATAGGCGCGGTATTCGGCATCGGTTTTCCGCCTTTCCTCGGCGGCCCTTATCGCTACATGGATAGCCTGGGCGCGGCCAATGTGGTTAACACATTAGCCAGTCTGATGCATCAGTATGGCGATCGTTTTGCGCCTTGCGAAGCGCTTCGTCAGCGCGCTGAACGCGGCGAAAACTTTTACAAATCCCCCGCCGCAAATGAATAA